GATATGGAAAAAATAGATAAAAAAGAAATAGAAGTTTTAAGAGGAATAGTAACAAATTTTTCTGCTGAACTTAATAAAATAGGATTTGATTACAAAGAATTTGAGGAAAAATTATCTCAAACAAGTGAAGATATAGATACTTTAAAGAAAATGGTTGAAATCAATAATATAAAAATAAAAAATCTTGAAGATAGATTAAAAAGTTTAGAAAAGAAAAGATAAAATTATAAATTTAAAATAGGAGTGATGTATAATGACTAAACTAAAATTGGATTTATCAAAAGTTTCAAGTTTTGTGTCTGAAGAAGAAATTTTAGGAATGGAAACAGAAGTTAATGAAGCTGAAAAAGTTCTTATGGGAGGGACAGGAAAAGGAAATGACTTTTTAGGTTGGATAACTCTTCCTACAGACTATGATAAGGATGAGTTTGAAAGAATAAAAAAAGCTGCTGAAAAAATAAAAAATAATTCAGAAGTTTTAGTTGTTATAGGAATTGGAGGTTCTTATTTAGGAGCAAGAGCAACGATAGATTTTTTATCTCATACTTTCTATAATAAAGTAACTAAGGGACATCCAGAAATATATTTTGCTGGAAACAGTATTTCTGGAACTTATTTAGCTCATTTAATAGAAACTATAGGAGATAGAGATTTTTCAGTAAATGTAATTTCTAAATCAGGAACAACAACAGAGCCAGCTATTGCTTT
This genomic window from Fusobacterium sp. FSA-380-WT-3A contains:
- a CDS encoding S-layer homology domain-containing protein, which produces MKLKLLGSLFIFSTIIYGEVAFKDVPKEHWAYKSINNLVNNQIIDEKDVNFNGNAPLTRYQFAYELSKLFNKLDMEKIDKKEIEVLRGIVTNFSAELNKIGFDYKEFEEKLSQTSEDIDTLKKMVEINNIKIKNLEDRLKSLEKKR